In one window of Microscilla marina ATCC 23134 DNA:
- a CDS encoding DUF481 domain-containing protein, which produces MKKHLLLFSFILTSYCQTIAQVNTEIYRPSNRQQGLVGQLKASLSLNRGNGNNDIFSGSIKNSYVRKRHVIFGIGSYNFGQTRNDGSTNVFKRKGFLYAKYNYAIDKDSASHWSAEVFGQNELNEFIRLQNRLLGGIGFRWDIIKNPKALNLSFGSSVMYEFEEIKLDSSDLTYPLQTNFWRWSNYLSMTYLLDNSSNKTFFSFVAYIQPAVYDINNSQMFNLTENYRILLNASVRTNISKTLSFGMTFKYRHASFIQSFLENYDYSLRSNLIINF; this is translated from the coding sequence ATGAAGAAACACTTACTCTTGTTTAGTTTCATTCTTACCAGTTATTGTCAAACTATAGCCCAAGTCAACACAGAGATTTATCGCCCTTCAAATCGTCAACAGGGGCTAGTAGGGCAACTTAAAGCGAGCTTGTCGCTTAACCGGGGAAATGGAAACAACGATATCTTTTCGGGGAGTATCAAAAACAGTTATGTGCGTAAACGCCACGTCATTTTCGGCATTGGCAGTTATAACTTTGGGCAAACCCGTAATGATGGTAGTACCAATGTTTTTAAACGTAAGGGTTTTTTGTATGCCAAGTATAACTATGCCATTGACAAAGACTCCGCCAGCCACTGGAGTGCTGAAGTTTTTGGTCAAAATGAGCTCAATGAATTCATTCGTTTACAAAACCGTTTACTTGGAGGCATTGGCTTTCGTTGGGACATTATTAAAAACCCTAAAGCACTTAACCTTTCGTTTGGTTCGTCAGTTATGTATGAGTTTGAAGAGATAAAGTTAGATTCCAGTGACCTGACCTACCCTTTGCAAACCAACTTTTGGCGATGGAGTAACTACCTAAGTATGACCTACTTACTAGACAACAGTAGCAATAAGACTTTTTTCAGTTTTGTTGCATATATTCAACCCGCAGTCTATGATATTAACAACAGTCAAATGTTTAACCTTACCGAAAACTATCGTATTTTGCTCAATGCTTCAGTTAGAACCAATATTAGCAAAACATTGTCATTTGGTATGACTTTTAAATACAGACATGCCAGTTTTATCCAGTCGTTTCTCGAAAACTACGACTATTCACTTAGAAGTAACCTGATTATTAACTTTTAG
- a CDS encoding head GIN domain-containing protein has product MYKILYILSLLPIFLMTMSNAYAQNKTNVEYDASNTTRLKVGGYIQVELIEGDKEKVVFSASEEVKKLIKIKARKGRLSILAKQKYLKSLSPVKPKIKVYYKHLKALKVRNGAKLTGQHLIKAKYFDLVVIEGAYVTLKLQTKDLKARVSTGADVALSGTTDTFEAKVKMGSMLDAYTFKSNVCFVRTSMGANAKVFARELLRMSAGMGSSIKYEGNPKQIAKSSSWMGGNIEKQQ; this is encoded by the coding sequence ATGTATAAGATACTGTATATTTTGTCACTTTTGCCCATATTTCTGATGACAATGTCTAACGCGTATGCACAAAATAAAACGAATGTTGAATATGATGCCTCTAATACCACACGGTTAAAGGTAGGAGGGTATATTCAGGTAGAACTTATAGAAGGAGACAAAGAAAAAGTAGTATTTAGTGCTTCAGAAGAGGTAAAAAAGCTGATTAAAATCAAAGCAAGAAAAGGAAGGTTAAGCATATTGGCAAAACAAAAGTACTTGAAAAGCTTGTCGCCTGTCAAACCCAAAATTAAAGTATACTATAAACACCTAAAAGCCCTGAAAGTAAGAAATGGAGCAAAATTAACCGGACAGCATTTAATCAAAGCAAAATATTTTGATTTGGTGGTAATAGAAGGAGCTTATGTAACACTAAAGCTGCAAACCAAAGACCTAAAGGCCAGGGTAAGTACGGGAGCAGACGTGGCGCTCAGTGGAACTACTGATACATTTGAGGCAAAAGTAAAGATGGGCTCTATGCTTGATGCTTATACTTTCAAGAGCAATGTATGTTTTGTTCGAACAAGCATGGGAGCTAATGCCAAAGTATTTGCCCGTGAACTTTTAAGGATGTCGGCAGGGATGGGAAGCTCTATAAAATATGAGGGTAACCCTAAGCAAATCGCCAAGTCATCGTCTTGGATGGGCGGCAATATTGAAAAGCAACAGTAA
- a CDS encoding NTP transferase domain-containing protein: MYGLVLAGGQSRRMGTDKGALDYHGMPQRQYLYELLQNFCEKTYISCRVEQAGTWEEDVEYNYLYDRYEDLGPVTGIITALKFKPYTTWLVVACDLPYLNEETIDALIRQRNPAKIATAYVNPKNDLPEPLLTIWEPQSKPIIEKFIEEDNTSPLNILKESEVHLIQIAQPLVLTNANHPEEYKKALDELKGL, encoded by the coding sequence ATGTATGGATTAGTATTGGCTGGTGGGCAGAGTCGCCGCATGGGAACCGACAAAGGGGCGCTGGACTATCATGGGATGCCACAACGGCAATATTTATATGAGTTATTGCAAAACTTTTGCGAAAAAACCTACATTTCTTGCCGGGTTGAACAGGCGGGTACCTGGGAAGAAGACGTAGAGTATAACTACTTATATGATCGCTACGAAGATTTGGGACCAGTAACAGGAATTATTACAGCCCTTAAGTTTAAGCCTTACACTACTTGGTTGGTAGTAGCCTGTGATTTACCCTATTTGAATGAAGAAACCATTGATGCGTTGATCAGGCAACGTAATCCGGCAAAAATAGCCACTGCTTATGTCAACCCCAAAAATGATTTGCCTGAACCTTTGCTTACAATCTGGGAACCACAAAGTAAACCAATCATTGAAAAGTTTATCGAGGAGGATAACACCAGCCCTTTGAATATACTCAAAGAGTCGGAGGTGCACTTGATTCAAATAGCCCAACCCTTGGTACTGACCAATGCCAACCACCCCGAAGAATACAAAAAAGCCTTGGATGAACTCAAAGGCCTTTGA
- the moaC gene encoding cyclic pyranopterin monophosphate synthase MoaC, with amino-acid sequence MTDNKKLTHIDQDGNPSMVDVGNKQTTVRHAHARATVLLPQEVMQQVKDQDIYTKKGAMFQTAIIAGTMGAKKTSELIPLCHPLSLDSCKFEIQIQGSNEVVIDCFVRVEGKTGVEMEALTGASVAALTIYDMCKGLSQNIVIKDTKLMQKTGGKTDFKRS; translated from the coding sequence ATGACAGACAATAAAAAACTGACGCATATTGACCAAGATGGCAACCCGTCGATGGTAGATGTAGGTAACAAACAAACCACTGTACGGCACGCCCACGCCCGCGCTACAGTGCTACTGCCGCAAGAAGTAATGCAGCAAGTCAAAGATCAAGACATTTACACAAAAAAGGGGGCGATGTTTCAAACTGCGATCATTGCAGGCACTATGGGCGCCAAAAAAACAAGCGAGTTGATTCCTTTATGTCACCCTTTGAGTCTTGACAGCTGTAAGTTTGAAATTCAGATTCAAGGAAGCAACGAGGTAGTGATAGATTGCTTTGTGCGGGTAGAAGGTAAAACTGGGGTAGAGATGGAGGCGCTTACTGGGGCTTCGGTGGCAGCACTTACTATTTATGATATGTGTAAGGGGTTGTCACAAAACATTGTGATAAAAGATACCAAATTGATGCAAAAAACCGGTGGGAAAACAGACTTTAAGCGAAGTTAG
- a CDS encoding MOSC domain-containing protein, with product MSITLANLYTYPVKSIPGVSHRFAEVQDRGLELDRRWMIVDSEGVAITQRQYPKIALLKQTVTEQGLVFEAPGMSLLRVLFGENTGKSTAVNIWKDTCNALVVSSMADVWFSDFLGATCQLVYMPDTTQRLVEKAYNINQHITSFSDAYPFLLISEASLADLNSRMEKPVPMNRFRPNLVVSGTDAFAEDTWKKIKVGEIIFHVVKPCARCVLTTVDQATGIKGIEPLRTLSQYRKVGTKVMFGQNLLPENKGQLSIGDKVEVLEIKDRVEA from the coding sequence ATGAGTATCACATTAGCCAACCTTTACACATACCCTGTCAAGTCTATACCTGGAGTAAGCCACCGCTTTGCCGAAGTGCAAGACCGTGGTTTAGAGCTTGACCGTCGCTGGATGATTGTTGACAGTGAAGGTGTTGCCATTACCCAGCGACAATATCCTAAAATAGCTTTGCTTAAGCAAACTGTTACTGAGCAAGGGTTGGTATTTGAGGCACCAGGAATGTCATTGCTGAGGGTGTTGTTTGGTGAAAATACTGGAAAATCGACTGCTGTGAATATATGGAAGGACACTTGTAACGCATTGGTGGTTAGCTCGATGGCTGACGTATGGTTCAGCGATTTTTTAGGAGCAACGTGTCAGTTGGTGTACATGCCCGATACTACCCAACGGCTGGTAGAAAAAGCCTACAACATCAATCAACATATTACGAGTTTTTCAGATGCCTACCCGTTTTTACTTATTTCTGAGGCTTCTTTAGCTGATTTGAATAGTAGGATGGAAAAGCCGGTACCTATGAATCGTTTTCGCCCCAATTTGGTGGTATCAGGTACCGATGCTTTTGCCGAAGACACCTGGAAAAAAATAAAGGTAGGAGAGATTATTTTTCATGTGGTAAAGCCTTGTGCACGTTGTGTGCTTACTACAGTAGATCAAGCAACTGGTATCAAAGGGATAGAGCCACTGCGTACCTTGTCGCAATACCGCAAAGTAGGAACCAAGGTAATGTTTGGACAAAATCTATTACCTGAAAACAAAGGACAGTTAAGTATAGGCGATAAGGTAGAAGTATTAGAGATAAAAGATAGGGTAGAAGCATAG
- a CDS encoding DUF6029 family protein, which translates to MKYILKFYACTACLLLWGSVAFAQQPTDKGVISGSLQSDFQYYQADSAINATLVEGADRMASNHYLNLFYRKGDFSAGLRYEAYLPPLLGYPGEFKGQGIANRFITYRKDGLEVTAGNFYEQFGSGTILRAQENRPTGIDNSIDGVLLKYNFDDMAQIKALTGKQRDGFNKGEGTIRAADAEIYLNKFLFPLSEISITLGGSYVSVYEPYTGTLGYISPQSDAYAGRLAIGNGGFNIDAEYVYKKPSPMLSNDYINHDGSALLLNASYSHNGLGINVQMKRVENMDFRSSRDAPLNSLMVNFIPITTKQHTYRLLTLYPYVTQVFGEAGLQADLIYTFKRGSALGGKYGTTISLNYAVANSLDQRPISGDAGYESDFWKLGNRKYFQDINVELSKKWSRKLKTTFSYVYLEYDKDQIEGVIGSGVVKSHTVIADVLIKPRRKTSVRFELQHLYTRQDFGSWAMGLIEIGFSNFLVFASDEINYNGIGKGIPLHYYNGGVAYAKGANRFSLSYGRQRAGLICVGGVCRLVPASSGLTLSVTSSF; encoded by the coding sequence ATGAAATACATACTTAAATTTTACGCCTGTACTGCTTGTCTGTTATTATGGGGCTCAGTAGCTTTTGCCCAACAGCCCACCGACAAAGGCGTAATTTCAGGAAGCTTACAATCTGACTTTCAGTATTATCAGGCAGATTCAGCAATTAACGCTACCTTGGTAGAAGGGGCTGACCGAATGGCTTCTAATCATTACCTCAATTTATTTTACCGCAAAGGTGATTTTTCGGCCGGGCTACGTTACGAGGCCTACCTCCCCCCTTTATTGGGCTACCCAGGAGAGTTCAAAGGACAAGGAATTGCCAACCGATTTATCACTTATAGAAAAGATGGGCTAGAAGTAACTGCCGGTAATTTTTACGAACAATTTGGTAGTGGTACCATCCTAAGGGCACAAGAAAACCGACCTACTGGTATTGACAACTCTATTGATGGAGTATTGCTCAAATACAATTTTGACGATATGGCACAAATAAAAGCCCTGACTGGAAAGCAGCGCGATGGTTTTAATAAAGGAGAAGGAACTATACGTGCCGCTGATGCTGAAATTTATCTCAATAAGTTTTTATTCCCCCTGAGCGAAATCTCTATTACTCTAGGTGGAAGTTATGTAAGTGTATATGAGCCTTACACGGGTACACTTGGCTATATATCGCCCCAAAGCGATGCTTACGCTGGAAGGCTTGCCATTGGTAACGGAGGTTTTAACATAGATGCTGAATATGTATACAAAAAACCCTCCCCAATGCTTAGCAATGACTACATTAACCATGACGGCTCGGCTTTGTTGTTAAATGCCAGTTATAGCCACAATGGGTTAGGCATTAATGTACAAATGAAACGGGTAGAAAACATGGATTTTCGTTCAAGCCGTGATGCTCCACTTAATAGCCTTATGGTAAACTTTATACCCATCACTACCAAACAACACACCTACCGTCTTTTAACACTTTACCCTTATGTTACCCAAGTATTTGGCGAAGCGGGTCTACAGGCAGATTTGATTTATACTTTCAAGCGAGGTTCGGCACTGGGGGGCAAGTATGGTACTACTATTAGCCTCAACTATGCCGTTGCCAATAGTCTAGACCAACGCCCTATATCGGGGGATGCTGGGTACGAGTCAGACTTCTGGAAACTGGGTAATCGCAAGTATTTTCAGGACATTAATGTAGAATTGAGTAAAAAATGGAGCCGAAAACTCAAAACCACTTTTAGTTATGTATACCTTGAATATGACAAAGACCAAATAGAGGGAGTGATTGGAAGTGGTGTAGTAAAATCGCATACTGTAATAGCCGATGTGCTCATCAAACCCCGTAGAAAAACCTCAGTACGCTTTGAGTTACAGCATTTGTATACCCGCCAGGACTTTGGCAGTTGGGCAATGGGATTGATAGAAATAGGTTTTTCTAACTTCTTGGTTTTTGCCTCTGACGAGATCAACTATAATGGAATAGGCAAGGGAATACCTTTGCATTACTACAATGGTGGAGTGGCTTATGCCAAAGGAGCCAATCGTTTTTCGCTCAGTTATGGCAGACAACGCGCTGGGCTTATTTGTGTGGGAGGTGTATGTCGATTGGTACCGGCTTCCAGCGGACTGACTTTATCTGTGACCAGTAGTTTTTAA
- a CDS encoding TlpA family protein disulfide reductase → MKTSSALYITCLLVVAVSFSAKAQKTTKGLPNVTIKTLDGNSLSTQALALKGHFTVVSFWATWCKPCIQELSAIHDVYPDWQEDMKVKLIAISVDDARSRARAKSLVKGKRWEFETYIDENGDLKRAMNVLNVPHTFILNKDGEIVWQHTSYKPGDEEKYYDVLKKLNTKK, encoded by the coding sequence ATGAAAACATCATCTGCACTGTACATCACCTGCCTTTTGGTAGTGGCTGTAAGTTTTTCGGCAAAAGCGCAAAAAACGACCAAGGGTTTGCCTAACGTCACCATTAAGACCTTGGATGGCAACAGTTTATCTACTCAGGCACTGGCACTCAAAGGACATTTTACCGTTGTAAGTTTTTGGGCTACCTGGTGTAAACCTTGCATTCAGGAGCTAAGCGCTATACACGATGTGTACCCCGATTGGCAAGAAGACATGAAAGTAAAACTAATTGCCATCTCAGTAGATGATGCGCGTAGCAGGGCCAGAGCTAAGTCATTGGTAAAAGGTAAACGCTGGGAGTTTGAGACTTATATAGACGAAAACGGTGACCTCAAACGTGCAATGAATGTGCTCAATGTGCCTCATACTTTTATTTTGAACAAAGACGGTGAAATTGTGTGGCAACACACCTCATACAAACCTGGTGATGAAGAGAAGTACTATGATGTATTAAAAAAACTCAACACCAAGAAGTAA
- a CDS encoding Omp28-related outer membrane protein codes for MNILKNAQLLICLLAISFMVGCAGTEETPQPNNGGSGGNGNGNPTPTVANCTDPLATNYNKDATTDDCGCTYTTNGKVPETIPASITQKVLIEEFTGTWCGYCPSGAKSVHDAELKYPHQVIGVGIHYRDKMETRMFAHLETILGNINSFPGATFNRKTVNGSKVSHPGNSNRNSGQIINNTTSPKLGIAIETNVNSSNEVEVLTYVGIKEKGEYAITVYLIEDKVVGQGNGYDQANYHNDNSSSPFYQKGNPIKGYEHNATLRDILTDLNGFELPTCGQEADKVYKRMFKLKLDDSYNKDNCRIVAFVTDKTSKEVINSQVVKVGETQAWN; via the coding sequence ATGAATATTTTGAAAAACGCCCAATTGCTCATCTGCTTATTGGCTATAAGCTTTATGGTAGGATGCGCTGGAACCGAAGAAACTCCTCAGCCTAATAATGGAGGTTCAGGAGGGAACGGTAATGGTAACCCTACTCCTACTGTAGCCAACTGTACCGACCCGCTCGCTACCAACTATAACAAAGACGCTACCACTGATGATTGTGGATGCACATACACCACCAATGGTAAAGTACCTGAGACAATACCAGCCTCCATTACACAAAAAGTTTTGATAGAGGAATTTACAGGCACTTGGTGCGGATACTGCCCATCGGGAGCCAAGAGCGTACACGACGCCGAACTTAAATACCCTCACCAAGTAATTGGTGTAGGCATACACTACCGCGATAAAATGGAAACCCGCATGTTTGCCCACCTTGAAACCATTCTGGGAAACATCAACAGTTTTCCGGGGGCTACTTTTAACCGCAAGACTGTGAATGGTAGTAAGGTTTCTCACCCAGGTAACTCTAACCGTAACAGTGGTCAAATTATAAATAATACCACCAGTCCAAAACTAGGCATTGCTATAGAAACCAATGTTAACAGCAGCAACGAAGTAGAGGTATTGACTTATGTAGGAATCAAAGAAAAAGGGGAATACGCCATTACGGTTTATCTTATAGAAGACAAAGTAGTAGGACAAGGTAATGGTTATGACCAGGCAAACTATCATAATGACAATTCCAGTTCTCCGTTTTACCAAAAAGGTAACCCTATCAAAGGTTATGAACACAATGCCACTTTACGGGATATATTGACAGATCTTAATGGGTTTGAATTGCCCACCTGTGGACAAGAAGCAGATAAGGTATATAAGCGCATGTTTAAGCTAAAACTAGACGACAGCTACAACAAAGATAACTGTCGTATTGTGGCTTTTGTGACTGATAAAACAAGCAAAGAAGTTATCAACTCTCAAGTAGTAAAAGTAGGCGAAACCCAAGCCTGGAACTAA
- a CDS encoding WG repeat-containing protein, with translation MIRKLLIAILIVVSIAPVMGQKWHVKPTLNYKTVGGFSDGMARVKSTEGKWGFINTEGQEIVPTKYDNAADFMEGKAAVKMNGKYGYINKSGKMVIKPQFDDAFFFRKGIAKVRKGLWGYINVKGRTVIPFRYADIAYFYGGLAAVKKRGKWGFIDKKGKEVISPAYEQVMDFHTGNWAAVKKKGKWGFINKNGREVTAFSYDYAWYFQEGMCGLQQGKKHSYIDAKGKAITKFKYDKTGWFKEGLGTIRVGRKNGFIDKNGKEVIPPKYQSMWSFQEDLCFVKLNDKWGAIDKKGNVVIPHQYDFAYKFHEGLAKVKINGKRGFVDKKGKLVFMCKFDSASEFRGGYAVAKQEGKWGILKNPLK, from the coding sequence ATGATTCGAAAACTACTCATAGCGATACTGATAGTAGTCAGCATAGCTCCTGTAATGGGGCAAAAGTGGCATGTAAAGCCTACTTTAAATTATAAAACTGTAGGGGGTTTTAGTGATGGAATGGCAAGGGTAAAATCTACAGAAGGCAAGTGGGGGTTTATTAATACGGAAGGTCAAGAGATAGTTCCGACAAAATATGACAATGCAGCTGATTTTATGGAAGGCAAAGCAGCGGTAAAAATGAATGGTAAGTATGGCTATATAAACAAATCAGGTAAAATGGTGATAAAGCCTCAGTTTGACGATGCTTTCTTTTTTAGAAAAGGCATTGCCAAAGTACGCAAAGGATTGTGGGGGTATATCAACGTCAAGGGTAGAACTGTAATACCATTTAGGTATGCAGATATCGCCTATTTTTATGGAGGATTAGCCGCAGTAAAAAAACGTGGCAAGTGGGGATTTATCGACAAGAAAGGCAAAGAGGTAATCTCTCCTGCCTATGAGCAAGTGATGGACTTTCACACGGGCAATTGGGCAGCCGTAAAAAAGAAGGGCAAGTGGGGATTTATCAATAAAAATGGCCGTGAGGTAACCGCGTTTAGCTACGATTATGCCTGGTATTTTCAAGAGGGCATGTGTGGTTTACAACAAGGCAAAAAACACTCATACATCGACGCCAAAGGTAAGGCCATTACCAAGTTCAAATACGATAAAACAGGGTGGTTTAAAGAAGGGTTAGGTACAATAAGGGTTGGACGCAAAAATGGGTTCATAGATAAAAATGGAAAAGAAGTGATTCCTCCAAAGTATCAATCTATGTGGAGTTTTCAAGAGGACTTATGTTTCGTGAAACTAAATGATAAATGGGGGGCAATTGACAAAAAAGGCAATGTAGTCATTCCTCATCAATACGACTTTGCCTACAAGTTTCACGAGGGGCTTGCTAAAGTAAAAATCAACGGCAAAAGGGGGTTTGTAGATAAAAAGGGGAAACTGGTTTTTATGTGCAAATTTGACAGCGCCAGCGAGTTTAGAGGGGGCTATGCAGTGGCTAAACAAGAGGGTAAATGGGGCATATTAAAAAATCCTTTAAAATAA
- a CDS encoding polyprenyl synthetase family protein produces MTLSIKDIQAPIQDVMANFEGKFRSFMKSDVFLLDKIMNYIVKRKGKQMRPMFVFLSAGTGGEINEMAYRGAALIELLHTATLVHDDVVDDSNYRRGFFSINALWKNKIAVLVGDYLLSRGLLLSIDNEDFEQLKIVSNAVREMSEGELLQIAKARRLDITEEVYYDIIRQKTASLIASCCAVGASAAGLNKEQISMFREFGEKVGMAFQIKDDLFDYGTAEIGKPLGIDIKEKKMTLPLIYALNHAKRSEKRHIINLVKNKSHKSAKVKEVIAFVKDSGGIEYSNEVMRRYSNEAIALMNDFPESDYKTSLIQLVQFTIERKK; encoded by the coding sequence ATGACATTATCAATTAAGGACATACAGGCGCCTATACAAGACGTAATGGCGAATTTTGAAGGGAAATTTCGCTCTTTTATGAAAAGCGATGTTTTTTTGCTCGATAAAATCATGAACTACATTGTCAAGCGAAAAGGCAAGCAAATGCGTCCTATGTTTGTGTTTCTGTCGGCAGGTACCGGAGGCGAAATCAACGAAATGGCCTACCGGGGAGCAGCACTTATTGAACTTTTGCACACTGCTACTTTAGTTCACGACGACGTAGTGGATGACTCTAATTACCGCCGGGGTTTTTTCTCTATCAATGCTTTATGGAAAAACAAAATTGCCGTATTAGTAGGCGATTATCTCTTGTCACGGGGTTTGTTGTTGTCTATTGACAATGAGGACTTTGAGCAGCTCAAAATTGTATCCAATGCAGTACGTGAAATGAGTGAGGGAGAGTTGTTGCAAATAGCCAAAGCCCGCCGTTTAGACATTACCGAAGAAGTTTATTATGACATTATTCGTCAGAAAACCGCCTCTTTGATTGCCTCTTGTTGTGCAGTAGGTGCATCAGCTGCAGGGTTAAACAAAGAGCAAATAAGTATGTTTCGGGAGTTTGGCGAAAAGGTAGGGATGGCTTTTCAGATCAAAGACGATTTGTTTGACTATGGCACTGCTGAAATAGGCAAACCACTTGGCATAGACATCAAAGAGAAGAAAATGACCTTACCATTAATTTATGCCTTAAACCACGCCAAACGCTCTGAAAAGCGTCATATTATCAACCTGGTAAAAAACAAAAGCCATAAATCGGCGAAGGTAAAAGAAGTCATTGCATTTGTAAAAGACAGTGGAGGCATTGAATATTCAAACGAGGTGATGCGCCGCTATAGCAATGAAGCCATTGCACTTATGAATGACTTTCCCGAATCTGACTACAAAACATCTTTGATTCAATTGGTACAGTTTACTATAGAACGTAAAAAGTAA
- a CDS encoding TPR end-of-group domain-containing protein yields MTHQNYLEKNQEAIEQIKKLLESGEKHNIELAFQLIKGGGMVTELVTHLYALSIFYTDDDALKRRAKLYYKNMASADLYEFTKYKWNVYGEYYNENKMTEFLTKLGAHPEFDHKILANMALLYAHKGAKYCLENKTASPQKIIAQLIDQDMLDLDYLNLDTLPKEIGLFKQIKFLYLEGNNFTDIPDELAQLTQLQSLSYKNTPLTDKALQKLETFFPKIFATQYYMEVIDDINQGINYENSLQVLDKVLQLDATYATAWNDKGRVLQESKQPEAALECYDQYLKYAEYDNDRALSRVNKALALQNLGWHEELTKTAQEAMDILKQIPVGSRDRVYYFSQGLALFFMNDYNNALKAYDQGLAHDQYDGVLWYNKACTYAKQGNPTAMFQHLERAIQLRERFRIEASEDLDFKEYWADEDFLKIIKEA; encoded by the coding sequence ATGACCCATCAGAACTACCTTGAAAAAAATCAGGAAGCCATTGAACAAATAAAAAAGCTGCTCGAAAGTGGCGAAAAACATAATATTGAGTTGGCTTTTCAGCTAATAAAAGGAGGAGGAATGGTCACAGAATTAGTCACCCACCTTTATGCCTTATCTATTTTTTATACCGACGATGACGCCCTCAAACGTCGAGCTAAACTATACTATAAAAATATGGCTTCGGCTGATTTGTACGAATTTACTAAGTACAAATGGAATGTATACGGAGAGTATTACAATGAGAACAAGATGACGGAGTTTTTGACCAAATTGGGTGCACACCCTGAGTTTGACCACAAAATATTGGCAAATATGGCTTTGCTATATGCTCATAAAGGTGCCAAATATTGCCTCGAAAATAAAACCGCGTCTCCTCAAAAAATCATTGCTCAACTGATAGATCAAGACATGCTTGACCTGGATTACCTAAACCTCGATACGTTGCCCAAAGAAATAGGGCTTTTTAAGCAAATAAAGTTTCTATATCTTGAGGGAAACAATTTCACTGACATTCCCGACGAACTAGCCCAACTCACCCAACTACAATCACTGAGTTATAAAAATACCCCACTCACTGATAAAGCACTTCAGAAACTGGAAACTTTTTTTCCTAAAATATTTGCGACTCAATATTATATGGAGGTAATAGACGACATCAATCAGGGCATTAATTATGAAAACTCACTACAGGTACTTGACAAAGTGCTACAACTAGACGCTACATATGCTACTGCCTGGAACGACAAAGGACGAGTACTTCAGGAGAGTAAACAACCAGAAGCAGCACTAGAGTGTTACGACCAATACCTGAAGTATGCCGAGTATGATAACGACCGGGCTTTGTCGCGGGTAAACAAGGCATTGGCACTACAAAACCTGGGTTGGCACGAAGAATTGACTAAGACTGCCCAAGAAGCAATGGATATTCTCAAACAAATTCCTGTGGGTAGTCGCGACAGGGTCTATTATTTTAGCCAAGGCTTGGCGTTGTTTTTTATGAATGACTACAACAATGCCCTCAAAGCTTATGATCAAGGCTTGGCACACGACCAATACGATGGAGTATTGTGGTACAACAAGGCTTGTACTTATGCTAAACAAGGCAACCCAACAGCCATGTTTCAGCACTTAGAGCGGGCAATTCAGTTGAGAGAAAGGTTTAGGATAGAAGCCAGTGAAGATTTAGACTTTAAAGAGTACTGGGCAGATGAGGACTTTTTGAAGATAATAAAAGAAGCTTGA